A portion of the Nitratidesulfovibrio termitidis HI1 genome contains these proteins:
- a CDS encoding type I polyketide synthase yields the protein MLQRIAIIGMAFRFPGDLSDDASFWAALADGRDVVRNVPAERWAVKELQHAKRAEPGRSITFAAGVLPRVDEFDAAFFRISPREACAVDPQQRLLLELTWEAMENAGICPSVLAGTDCAVYIGISGMDYGTRGMDDLAVMSSHSMTGSAPSIAANRISYVFDLHGPSLSIDTACSSSLVALHHACMCLRVGEASVALVGGVNLLLHPSSFVGFTKAGMLSADGRCKAFDATGDGYVRAEGSAVLLLKPLEKALADGDTIQAVILGSGVNADGARKSGITIPSQEGQIELMRGVLAQSGLHPHDVDFIEAHGTGTAVGDPVEASAIGTVYGTGRHAPLPIGSVKTNLGHLEAASGMAGLVKAVLALRHHVAPPSLHCSVPNPHIDFAALNLELVTTPKALVPGSGKPLVAGVNSFGFGGANAHVLLQAYPRAQGVESRSHGDALPPLFLSARTEPALREMAGRYAVFLQGAPPTDMYDIAYSAACGRDRLEKRLALVAPSQADAVAELARYAHGECSPSLLVEDALPESGSVAFVYSGNGAQWLGMGRALLEGSPRFAGILAEIDEGIRALAGFSVREELLADETSTRLDDTVVAQPALFAIQVAVTALLAEYGVRPAAVTGHSVGEVAAAWASGALTLDQAIRVIVFRSAAQGATRGTGTMAAVSLSREAAAKVVSELDGVADVTVAAVNSPHMVTFSGSLDGMARLGEYLKTREVRFTPLNLEYAFHSRHMDAVQDGLLRDMHDLAPDSCANAVFVSSVDGCAVDGKLLDARYWWRNVRECVRFDAAVTELVKSGCRIFVEIGPHAILQRYLRDILVSMNVKGRVLSALRKNADGAERIHETALRVHLLADGTIPGAFFRKSGRKVRLPNYPWQHERYWHRTTNESLRAIERRRVHPLLGWLQPGQETAWENVLDPQVVPWLGDHVVGGAVVFPGTAYVEMGLAAARQWLGTRAGVLEDLDIVSPMVFDGQHARTMQLALDPRDGGFRICSRQRLSDEPWSLHAVGRALEAGADERAEALAGVPPSGTEISAEAHYRMAKALGLDYGPDFRGLECSRVEEGRVEGRLRADIPEDVGGYGIHPALMDVCAQSLLGIFAGKMRPDDRAALLPVRVGRFVLRHEGRARTFRGRVRHGTMRSVLADFDLLDAAGAVVASMRGCRFRAAQLAVDAVSDGASWRITSRLRPHPSEERASFLPAVEELVASCHAAVADMEPRRRTWFEETLPMLELLVLAFAREGLEHLERNAPGIMSSLAATPSRYARWLCGLLEREGLLRLRDGCWELTGAEPLPAARKIWRELLRDDPACLPQLALLGRVGLNLPRLLSGRMPGGDFLASLLRASEPESLHADPGYLGVNTAIAGVLRDLASSLPAGRRLRVLEASAGTSGLAREACRVLAEDRLEYVLAAADDRLMQRMEAENQDLACVACIPLDRAEWKLGTEDCPARHFDVVILGHVLHRVPNPQAALARVRSWLAPGGAVLLAERYPDWSVDFLAGLDEGWWHEGDAGTCDVSAPFSSLQAPEAWLQALRDCGFADTARFTEPAAGDLAEGAYLLLARCARDTAGHVAATCAERWLLVADDASQAVARSLCAVLEARGQHAVVVPSPLLDGVEPDVAHVVFLLGWERPVEDAVDVLCHVQGHVREFMGGRAHPPRVWVVTKGGALASDLPEDWVHNPAQAALWGFGRVVMNEASALRCTLVDLGGGADEATTTARLADELLLPDGASEIVLSATGRRALVLSRDERSAAQGKAERFRLDFRMPGRLRNLFWVPAPEPALPADGVEVRTRAVGLNFRDVMYLMGLLPDEAVEKGFAGASLGLEFSGIVTRVGAGVAGVRPGDAVFGFGPACFSSHVVTNEHALLRLPGGWSFESAATVPTVFLTSYYALRHLADVQPGERVLVHGAAGGVGMAAIQLARHLGAEVFATAGSDVKRDLVRLLGASHVFDSRGGTFADDILAVTEGQGVDVVLNSLSGEAIRRNLRVLKPFGRFLELGKRDFFENTRIGLRPFKDNISYFGIDADQLLTGRPHLAARLLEEVMALFSSGVLTPLPYTAFPAERVVEAFRCMQQARHMGKIVVTLDDRQRVQLPDVAAELPRFAPEATWLVTGGLGGFGLETARWLAGRGVGNLVLVSRRGPDAPGARDAIAELTERGVNVLALACDVSDAAALENALQLAARKLPPLSGVLHAAMVLDDRLVMNMDADSIATVLRPKLLGAWNLHRLTRALPLEHFVLYSSITTLIGNPGQANYVAANAGLEALARLRRQMGLPAVCIGWGPIGDAGYLTRNVAVRDSLVQRLGGAPLTVAQAMLHLEAALAAGSDAAVATMEWGVLRRFLPSAQASRFENINATCRDGAQDDSRSDFQALAATKSRSELLDMVRGLVLQEVADIFSLGVDRVDPERPLHDAGMDSLMAVELAVGLEKRFGVQFPVMLLNESPSASKVAERIVERLKGEQAAERDEAAILVDDIVRKHGEQLSMEDVERVVRDTGKPPMTAAGE from the coding sequence GTGCTGCAACGCATTGCAATAATAGGAATGGCATTCCGGTTTCCCGGAGATTTAAGCGACGATGCCAGTTTCTGGGCCGCGTTGGCGGATGGCCGGGACGTTGTGCGCAACGTTCCCGCCGAGCGTTGGGCCGTCAAGGAATTGCAGCACGCAAAGCGTGCGGAGCCAGGGCGCAGCATCACATTCGCCGCTGGCGTGCTTCCCCGTGTCGATGAATTTGATGCGGCGTTTTTTCGCATTTCACCCCGTGAAGCATGTGCTGTTGACCCACAACAGCGGTTGCTTTTGGAGCTGACGTGGGAGGCCATGGAAAACGCGGGGATATGTCCTTCCGTGTTGGCGGGGACGGATTGTGCTGTTTATATCGGGATTTCAGGAATGGATTATGGTACGCGCGGCATGGATGATCTCGCCGTGATGTCTTCACACTCCATGACGGGAAGTGCTCCGAGCATTGCGGCAAACAGAATTTCTTATGTTTTTGATTTGCACGGTCCTTCCTTGTCCATTGATACGGCATGCTCTTCTTCACTGGTTGCCCTACACCATGCATGCATGTGTTTGCGGGTTGGTGAAGCATCCGTGGCGCTTGTCGGAGGGGTGAACCTGTTGCTCCATCCCTCGTCCTTCGTTGGATTCACGAAAGCCGGCATGCTTTCCGCGGATGGACGGTGCAAGGCTTTTGATGCGACAGGTGACGGCTATGTGCGCGCGGAGGGAAGCGCGGTGCTCCTGCTCAAGCCTTTGGAAAAGGCTCTGGCGGATGGCGATACAATTCAGGCCGTCATTTTGGGCAGTGGCGTCAATGCCGATGGCGCGCGCAAGTCGGGCATCACCATTCCCAGCCAGGAGGGGCAGATCGAGCTTATGCGCGGCGTGCTTGCGCAGAGCGGGTTGCATCCCCACGACGTTGACTTCATTGAGGCGCACGGCACGGGAACGGCCGTCGGGGATCCTGTTGAAGCGTCGGCCATAGGTACAGTGTATGGCACGGGACGGCATGCTCCATTGCCTATCGGGTCCGTCAAGACCAATCTCGGACATCTCGAAGCGGCTTCAGGCATGGCGGGTCTTGTCAAGGCGGTGCTGGCGCTGCGCCACCATGTCGCTCCTCCCTCGCTGCATTGTTCTGTTCCCAATCCCCATATTGATTTTGCGGCGCTGAACCTCGAACTTGTCACCACACCCAAGGCTCTTGTTCCCGGAAGCGGCAAGCCATTGGTGGCCGGTGTGAATTCCTTTGGCTTCGGCGGGGCCAATGCCCATGTATTGCTCCAGGCATACCCGCGTGCTCAGGGTGTGGAATCCAGATCCCATGGCGATGCCCTGCCTCCCCTGTTCCTGTCCGCCCGTACGGAGCCTGCCCTGCGCGAGATGGCCGGGCGTTATGCCGTGTTTCTGCAGGGTGCTCCGCCGACGGATATGTACGATATCGCGTATTCGGCGGCATGCGGGCGGGACCGCTTGGAGAAGCGATTGGCGCTGGTTGCGCCGTCGCAGGCGGATGCCGTCGCTGAACTCGCGCGGTATGCCCATGGCGAATGCTCTCCTTCGCTCTTGGTTGAAGACGCGTTGCCGGAGAGCGGTTCCGTGGCTTTCGTCTATTCGGGCAATGGCGCCCAGTGGCTTGGCATGGGACGCGCGTTGCTGGAGGGTTCTCCGCGTTTCGCTGGAATTCTTGCGGAAATCGACGAGGGCATTCGTGCCCTTGCGGGTTTCTCCGTCAGGGAAGAATTGCTCGCCGATGAGACGAGCACGCGACTTGACGATACCGTCGTCGCCCAGCCAGCGCTTTTCGCCATCCAGGTGGCGGTTACCGCGCTGTTGGCGGAGTACGGAGTCAGGCCTGCCGCCGTTACCGGGCACAGCGTGGGAGAGGTGGCCGCGGCGTGGGCCTCGGGCGCCCTGACGTTGGACCAGGCCATCAGGGTCATCGTTTTTCGCAGCGCGGCGCAGGGGGCGACACGCGGCACGGGCACTATGGCTGCTGTATCCCTGTCGCGCGAGGCTGCCGCGAAGGTCGTGTCGGAACTGGATGGCGTAGCGGACGTGACCGTGGCGGCCGTCAACAGCCCGCACATGGTGACGTTTTCCGGCAGTCTCGACGGGATGGCCCGTCTGGGCGAGTACCTGAAAACCCGCGAGGTGCGTTTCACCCCGCTGAATCTGGAATATGCCTTTCACAGCCGCCACATGGACGCCGTGCAGGACGGCCTGTTGCGAGATATGCATGATCTGGCTCCAGACTCATGTGCCAATGCCGTTTTCGTTTCATCGGTTGATGGCTGTGCCGTCGACGGAAAGTTGCTGGATGCCCGTTATTGGTGGCGCAACGTGCGCGAGTGCGTGCGTTTCGATGCTGCCGTCACGGAACTTGTGAAATCCGGCTGTCGTATCTTCGTCGAGATAGGACCACATGCCATCCTGCAGAGATATTTGCGGGACATTCTGGTTTCCATGAACGTCAAGGGAAGGGTGCTTTCGGCATTGCGGAAGAATGCGGATGGGGCGGAGCGCATTCATGAAACCGCGCTGCGTGTCCATTTGCTTGCCGATGGAACGATTCCTGGCGCTTTTTTCCGGAAATCCGGCAGGAAAGTCCGTTTGCCCAATTACCCCTGGCAGCATGAGCGGTACTGGCACCGGACGACCAACGAGAGCCTCAGGGCCATCGAACGGCGCAGGGTGCACCCCCTGTTGGGCTGGCTTCAGCCAGGCCAGGAGACGGCGTGGGAAAATGTCCTGGATCCCCAGGTGGTGCCGTGGCTTGGCGATCATGTCGTCGGCGGAGCGGTGGTGTTTCCCGGAACGGCCTATGTCGAAATGGGGCTGGCCGCGGCCCGGCAGTGGCTTGGCACCAGGGCGGGCGTGCTGGAAGACCTGGATATCGTGTCGCCGATGGTTTTCGACGGGCAGCATGCCCGCACCATGCAACTGGCGCTGGACCCCCGCGACGGCGGCTTCCGGATTTGCAGCCGCCAGCGCCTGAGTGACGAGCCGTGGTCGCTCCATGCCGTCGGGCGCGCGCTGGAAGCCGGAGCGGATGAGCGGGCCGAGGCCTTGGCGGGCGTGCCGCCATCCGGAACGGAAATTTCCGCGGAAGCGCACTACCGCATGGCGAAGGCCCTTGGGCTTGACTATGGCCCGGACTTCCGGGGGCTGGAGTGCTCTCGCGTGGAAGAGGGGCGGGTCGAGGGGAGGCTGCGCGCGGATATTCCGGAAGACGTGGGCGGGTATGGCATCCATCCCGCGTTGATGGATGTGTGCGCGCAATCCCTGCTGGGTATTTTTGCCGGAAAGATGCGGCCCGACGACCGGGCGGCGCTGTTGCCTGTCCGGGTCGGGCGTTTCGTCCTGCGGCATGAGGGCAGGGCGCGGACGTTCCGGGGGCGGGTACGCCATGGCACCATGCGCTCCGTGCTGGCCGATTTCGATTTGCTGGATGCGGCCGGTGCGGTCGTGGCGAGCATGCGCGGCTGCCGTTTCCGCGCGGCGCAACTTGCCGTGGACGCCGTGTCGGACGGTGCTTCCTGGCGGATAACGTCGCGTTTGCGGCCTCATCCTTCGGAGGAACGCGCAAGCTTCCTGCCTGCCGTCGAAGAACTTGTCGCCAGCTGCCATGCCGCCGTTGCCGACATGGAACCCCGGCGGCGCACATGGTTCGAAGAAACGTTGCCAATGCTCGAACTGCTCGTGCTGGCGTTTGCCCGTGAGGGCCTGGAGCATCTGGAGCGCAACGCGCCCGGCATCATGTCGTCCCTTGCCGCGACGCCGTCGCGTTACGCCCGCTGGCTGTGCGGATTGCTGGAGAGGGAAGGGCTGCTCCGGCTTCGGGATGGCTGCTGGGAGCTGACGGGGGCGGAACCTCTGCCCGCCGCGCGGAAAATCTGGCGGGAACTGCTGCGCGATGATCCCGCGTGCCTGCCGCAATTGGCGCTTCTGGGCCGCGTGGGCCTGAATTTGCCCCGGTTGCTTTCCGGCCGCATGCCGGGCGGGGATTTTCTGGCCAGCCTGCTTCGTGCATCCGAGCCGGAATCGTTGCACGCGGATCCTGGTTACCTTGGCGTGAACACGGCCATCGCGGGGGTGCTGCGCGACCTGGCGTCTTCCCTGCCCGCAGGGCGCCGTTTGCGCGTGCTGGAAGCCTCTGCCGGCACCAGCGGACTGGCGCGCGAAGCGTGCCGTGTTCTGGCTGAAGACAGGCTGGAATACGTGCTTGCGGCCGCCGATGACAGGCTGATGCAGCGGATGGAGGCGGAGAATCAGGACCTGGCCTGCGTTGCCTGCATACCCCTGGACCGCGCGGAGTGGAAGCTGGGGACCGAAGATTGCCCGGCACGGCATTTCGATGTGGTCATTCTCGGGCATGTGCTGCACCGCGTGCCCAACCCACAGGCCGCGCTGGCCCGGGTGCGAAGCTGGCTGGCGCCCGGCGGGGCGGTGCTGCTGGCGGAACGGTACCCCGACTGGAGCGTGGACTTCCTGGCCGGGCTGGACGAAGGCTGGTGGCACGAGGGCGATGCCGGGACCTGCGATGTTTCGGCGCCGTTTTCTTCATTGCAGGCTCCGGAAGCCTGGCTTCAGGCGCTGCGCGACTGCGGCTTTGCCGATACCGCGCGTTTTACCGAGCCTGCCGCTGGCGATCTGGCTGAAGGCGCGTATTTGCTGCTGGCCCGTTGCGCCCGGGACACGGCGGGCCACGTGGCGGCGACCTGTGCCGAGCGCTGGCTGCTGGTTGCGGATGACGCCTCGCAGGCGGTTGCACGGTCACTGTGCGCCGTGCTGGAAGCGCGGGGGCAGCACGCGGTCGTAGTTCCGTCTCCGCTGCTGGATGGCGTGGAGCCCGACGTGGCACACGTGGTGTTCCTCCTGGGCTGGGAGCGGCCCGTGGAAGACGCCGTGGATGTGCTTTGCCATGTTCAGGGGCACGTGCGGGAATTCATGGGGGGGCGTGCTCATCCCCCCAGGGTGTGGGTTGTGACCAAGGGCGGCGCGCTGGCGTCCGATTTGCCCGAGGACTGGGTGCACAATCCGGCGCAGGCGGCCCTGTGGGGATTCGGGCGCGTGGTCATGAACGAAGCGTCGGCCCTTCGATGCACGCTTGTCGACCTGGGCGGCGGTGCGGACGAGGCGACGACAACCGCGCGGCTTGCCGACGAACTGCTTCTGCCCGACGGCGCAAGCGAAATCGTGCTTTCGGCCACGGGCAGGCGTGCCCTTGTCCTGTCGCGGGATGAAAGGTCCGCCGCGCAGGGAAAGGCAGAACGGTTCCGGCTGGATTTCCGCATGCCCGGGCGATTGCGCAACCTGTTCTGGGTGCCCGCTCCGGAGCCCGCGCTGCCGGCGGACGGGGTTGAAGTGCGCACCAGGGCGGTGGGGCTCAATTTCCGCGATGTCATGTACCTCATGGGATTGCTGCCCGATGAGGCCGTCGAGAAAGGGTTTGCCGGGGCCAGCCTTGGCCTGGAGTTTTCCGGCATCGTTACCCGCGTGGGCGCAGGGGTCGCCGGGGTGCGGCCCGGGGATGCGGTTTTCGGTTTTGGTCCCGCCTGTTTTTCCAGCCACGTGGTCACGAACGAGCATGCCTTGCTGCGTCTTCCCGGCGGCTGGTCGTTCGAGTCGGCCGCCACGGTGCCCACGGTATTCCTGACATCGTATTATGCGCTCCGGCACCTGGCCGACGTGCAGCCGGGCGAGCGGGTGCTCGTCCATGGCGCCGCCGGGGGCGTGGGGATGGCGGCCATACAGTTGGCCCGGCATTTGGGGGCGGAGGTTTTCGCCACGGCCGGAAGCGACGTGAAGCGCGATCTGGTGCGGTTGCTTGGCGCTTCGCACGTTTTCGATTCCCGCGGCGGCACGTTTGCCGACGACATCCTTGCCGTTACCGAAGGGCAGGGCGTGGATGTGGTGCTGAATTCGCTGTCGGGCGAGGCCATTCGGCGCAACCTGCGTGTGCTCAAGCCGTTTGGCCGTTTTCTGGAACTCGGCAAGCGCGACTTTTTCGAGAACACCCGTATCGGCCTTCGCCCGTTCAAGGACAATATCAGCTATTTCGGTATCGATGCCGACCAACTCCTGACTGGCCGCCCCCATCTTGCCGCCCGGCTGCTTGAGGAAGTCATGGCGCTGTTCAGCAGCGGCGTGCTGACGCCGTTGCCCTACACGGCGTTCCCGGCGGAGAGGGTTGTCGAGGCCTTTCGTTGCATGCAGCAGGCCCGTCACATGGGCAAGATCGTGGTCACGCTGGATGACCGGCAACGCGTGCAGCTTCCGGACGTTGCGGCGGAATTGCCGCGCTTTGCCCCGGAGGCCACGTGGCTTGTCACCGGCGGCCTGGGCGGCTTCGGGCTGGAAACGGCCCGTTGGCTGGCCGGGCGGGGAGTCGGCAACCTCGTGCTGGTAAGCCGCCGGGGTCCGGATGCGCCGGGGGCACGGGACGCCATCGCGGAACTGACGGAACGGGGCGTCAACGTACTGGCGCTGGCATGCGACGTAAGCGATGCCGCAGCGCTGGAAAACGCATTGCAACTGGCGGCCCGGAAACTGCCCCCCCTCAGTGGCGTCCTGCACGCGGCCATGGTGCTCGATGACCGGCTTGTCATGAACATGGACGCGGACAGCATCGCCACGGTCTTGCGGCCCAAACTGCTGGGCGCGTGGAACCTGCACAGGCTTACGCGCGCGCTGCCGCTGGAACATTTCGTTCTCTACTCTTCCATAACCACGCTGATCGGCAATCCCGGCCAGGCCAATTATGTTGCCGCCAATGCCGGGCTGGAGGCGCTTGCCAGGTTGCGGCGGCAAATGGGGTTGCCGGCCGTGTGCATTGGCTGGGGGCCCATCGGCGACGCGGGGTATCTGACGCGCAATGTCGCTGTTCGGGACAGCCTGGTCCAGCGCCTGGGGGGGGCGCCGCTTACGGTGGCGCAAGCCATGCTGCATCTGGAGGCGGCTCTTGCCGCCGGAAGCGATGCCGCGGTCGCAACCATGGAGTGGGGCGTGCTGCGGCGTTTTCTGCCCTCGGCGCAGGCCTCTCGTTTCGAGAATATCAACGCAACGTGCAGAGACGGCGCGCAGGACGACTCCCGGAGCGACTTCCAGGCCCTTGCCGCCACGAAAAGCAGGTCGGAACTCCTCGACATGGTGCGCGGGTTGGTCCTGCAGGAAGTGGCGGACATCTTCTCCCTGGGCGTGGACCGTGTCGACCCGGAACGCCCGCTGCACGATGCGGGCATGGATTCCCTGATGGCCGTGGAACTGGCGGTGGGGCTGGAAAAGCGGTTCGGCGTGCAGTTTCCCGTCATGCTGCTCAATGAATCCCCGTCAGCCAGCAAGGTGGCCGAGCGCATTGTAGAGCGGCTCAAGGGAGAGCAGGCGGCGGAGCGGGACGAGGCGGCCATTCTGGTTGACGACATCGTGCGGAAGCACGGCGAGCAACTGAGCATGGAAGATGTGGAGCGAGTGGTCCGCGATACCGGCAAACCGCCCATGACGGCGGCAGGGGAGTAG
- the wecC gene encoding UDP-N-acetyl-D-mannosamine dehydrogenase, with protein MFTTISMIGLGYIGLPTATLFASRKKSVIGVDINQHAVDTINRGEIHIVEPDLAMLVQAAVASGYLRATTVPEPADAFLVAVPTPFTGDYKPDLGYIQAAAMAIAPVLKKNDLVVLESTSPVGTTERLAVWLAEARPDLSFPQQAGEAADVQIAYCPERVLPGRVVQELVDNDRVIGGMTRTASYMAAALYKIFVRGELLATNARTAEMCKLTENSFRDVNIAFANELSIICDKLGIEVWELIRLANHHPRVGILQPGAGVGGHCIAVDPWFIVDTAPEEARIIRTAREVNDYKPEWMLRRVEGVIADVLREHPDRTMEDIKVACLGLAFKPDSDDLRESPAVAIARRIADLGCGVLAVEPYLDALPPKINQQNMSLASLESALADSDVVCVLVKHNPFMEALEHIRAHSRIVDAVGLLS; from the coding sequence ATGTTTACTACGATTTCGATGATCGGCCTTGGTTACATCGGATTGCCGACCGCAACGTTGTTCGCGTCCAGAAAGAAGAGTGTTATTGGCGTAGACATAAATCAACATGCGGTCGATACCATTAATCGGGGGGAAATTCATATTGTCGAGCCTGATCTTGCAATGCTGGTTCAGGCTGCCGTTGCTTCAGGATATCTTCGCGCGACGACCGTGCCTGAACCGGCCGATGCATTTCTTGTCGCAGTGCCAACGCCGTTTACGGGCGATTACAAGCCTGATCTGGGTTATATCCAGGCGGCGGCCATGGCGATTGCTCCCGTGCTGAAAAAGAATGATCTGGTGGTGCTGGAGTCCACGTCGCCGGTCGGTACTACAGAGCGGCTGGCCGTGTGGCTGGCGGAGGCCAGGCCCGACTTGAGTTTCCCGCAGCAGGCCGGCGAAGCCGCGGATGTTCAGATCGCCTATTGTCCAGAAAGGGTATTGCCTGGTCGCGTCGTGCAGGAGCTGGTTGATAATGACCGGGTCATCGGGGGCATGACACGAACGGCAAGCTACATGGCGGCTGCCTTGTACAAGATTTTCGTCCGTGGAGAGCTTCTGGCCACGAACGCGCGCACGGCGGAAATGTGCAAGCTGACGGAAAATAGTTTTCGTGACGTGAATATCGCTTTTGCCAATGAACTTTCCATTATTTGCGACAAGCTTGGCATTGAGGTGTGGGAGTTGATTCGCTTGGCGAATCATCATCCGAGAGTGGGTATTCTGCAGCCTGGTGCCGGTGTCGGTGGGCATTGCATAGCCGTAGACCCTTGGTTCATTGTCGATACTGCTCCGGAAGAGGCGCGGATCATTCGTACGGCCCGTGAGGTGAACGATTACAAGCCAGAGTGGATGTTGCGCAGGGTGGAGGGCGTCATTGCCGATGTGCTGCGGGAACATCCGGACAGGACTATGGAAGATATCAAGGTGGCTTGTCTTGGTTTGGCATTCAAGCCGGATAGTGACGACTTGCGGGAAAGCCCTGCAGTTGCCATTGCGCGGCGTATCGCGGACCTTGGTTGTGGCGTACTGGCGGTGGAGCCGTACCTGGATGCGTTGCCCCCAAAAATCAATCAGCAGAATATGTCACTGGCTTCTCTTGAAAGTGCGCTTGCCGATTCCGATGTCGTATGCGTTCTTGTAAAGCATAATCCTTTTATGGAAGCGTTGGAGCATATACGTGCGCATTCACGGATTGTTGATGCTGTCGGGTTGCTGTCGTAA
- the wecB gene encoding non-hydrolyzing UDP-N-acetylglucosamine 2-epimerase, which translates to MKILLVFGTRPEAIKMAPVVKTLLKDTDFDVKVCVTAQHRQMLDQVLDLFGIQPDFDLNLMRPGQDLTDITSSVLLKVREVCMEWTPDIMLVHGDTTTTLSASLGAYYAKVRVGHVEAGLRTYKKYTPWPEEMNRRIVGALADVHFAPTRKARQNLLQEGIADSDIHVTGNTVIDALLEVTELLNGDVKLRGDLERYFGFFDDAKRLVLVTGHRRENFGKGFEGICHALADIASRGDVQIVYPVHLNPYVQEPVRRILGHVDNVILIDPLDYLPFVFLMNRCELLITDSGGVQEEAPSLGKPVLVMRDTTERPEAVDAGTVRLVGTDRSRIVTEANRLLDDPIAYGAMARAHNPYGDGLAAIRIKDILRSC; encoded by the coding sequence ATGAAGATTCTTTTGGTTTTCGGAACGCGTCCAGAAGCCATCAAAATGGCGCCGGTGGTGAAAACCCTCCTGAAAGACACGGATTTCGATGTAAAAGTCTGTGTAACTGCACAGCATAGGCAGATGCTTGATCAGGTTCTTGACCTGTTTGGAATTCAACCAGACTTCGATTTGAATCTCATGAGGCCTGGACAAGATCTTACGGATATCACAAGTAGCGTATTGTTGAAGGTGCGTGAGGTGTGCATGGAGTGGACACCCGACATAATGCTTGTTCATGGAGATACGACGACAACGCTTTCCGCAAGCTTGGGCGCGTACTATGCGAAAGTGCGTGTTGGTCATGTAGAAGCAGGTTTGCGGACTTATAAAAAGTATACTCCGTGGCCCGAAGAGATGAACCGCCGCATCGTCGGAGCTCTTGCGGATGTTCACTTCGCGCCAACCCGAAAAGCGCGGCAGAATTTGTTGCAAGAAGGGATAGCTGACAGCGATATCCACGTTACGGGAAATACTGTCATAGACGCTTTGCTGGAAGTGACGGAGCTCCTTAATGGCGATGTGAAATTGCGCGGTGATTTGGAAAGGTATTTCGGGTTTTTCGATGATGCGAAGCGTCTTGTACTGGTGACGGGGCATCGCAGGGAAAACTTCGGCAAGGGTTTTGAGGGCATCTGCCATGCCTTGGCGGACATCGCATCGCGAGGTGATGTCCAGATTGTCTATCCCGTGCATCTCAATCCATACGTGCAGGAGCCTGTCCGTAGAATTCTCGGCCATGTCGACAACGTCATCCTGATCGATCCGCTTGATTATCTGCCCTTCGTCTTCCTGATGAACCGTTGCGAACTCCTTATCACCGACTCGGGTGGGGTCCAGGAAGAGGCCCCATCACTGGGGAAGCCGGTTCTGGTGATGCGCGACACCACGGAGCGACCCGAGGCGGTGGACGCAGGCACTGTCAGGCTTGTCGGCACGGACCGGAGCCGGATCGTGACCGAGGCCAACCGCCTGCTTGACGACCCAATAGCGTATGGCGCGATGGCGCGCGCGCACAATCCGTATGGGGACGGTTTGGCTGCGATCCGGATCAAGGACATCCTGCGCTCCTGTTGA
- a CDS encoding S24 family peptidase codes for MMLVTKVKARLSAGGGSLEVNGESAGHYAFRSDWLCRKGSPAQMVLMNVVGDSMAPDIQDGDMVLIDQGRTEIIPGAIYAVGVDDAVYVKRLEVLPGRLVISSANPAYAPIEIHRESQDMESIRVIGRVLWWCREAR; via the coding sequence ATGATGCTCGTCACCAAGGTGAAGGCGCGCCTTTCCGCTGGTGGCGGCAGCCTGGAGGTCAATGGAGAATCCGCAGGCCACTATGCGTTCCGCTCCGACTGGCTGTGCCGCAAGGGCTCACCGGCCCAGATGGTGCTCATGAACGTGGTCGGCGACTCCATGGCCCCCGACATCCAGGACGGGGACATGGTGCTCATCGACCAGGGCAGGACCGAGATCATCCCCGGCGCGATCTACGCCGTGGGTGTTGACGACGCCGTGTACGTCAAGCGACTGGAGGTTCTGCCCGGCCGCCTCGTCATATCCAGCGCCAACCCGGCATACGCCCCCATAGAGATTCATCGCGAAAGCCAGGACATGGAAAGCATCCGGGTCATCGGTCGCGTTCTCTGGTGGTGCCGCGAGGCACGTTAG